The Corynebacterium camporealensis genome contains a region encoding:
- a CDS encoding heavy-metal-associated domain-containing protein, which yields MTSSNIKTTTLRAEGFSCPSCVSKIETKLLTLDGVHEAEVKFSSGRIIVKHSPSVRVKQLVNAVAEVGYQARPSVI from the coding sequence ATGACCTCCTCAAACATTAAGACGACCACCTTGCGCGCAGAAGGCTTTAGCTGCCCGAGTTGCGTATCCAAGATTGAAACCAAGCTGCTGACCCTCGACGGGGTGCACGAGGCGGAAGTGAAGTTCTCGTCGGGGAGGATCATCGTTAAGCATTCGCCCTCGGTGAGAGTAAAGCAGCTGGTTAACGCTGTTGCTGAGGTGGGTTATCAGGCCCGCCCCTCGGTGATTTAG
- a CDS encoding heavy metal translocating P-type ATPase: MTTSKIWTPVVLSGLLIVASLVAPAGQLADALMITSAVIAGYRVALSAWSSLRIRIISIDLLVIVAAVGALFIHNYWESAAVTFLFALGKALEQATMNRTRRALNELVDAAPETATVLKDGQAEIVDLWEVEPGDVVLVKNGEPIPVDGRMISGSGGVDEATITGESLLASKTEGQEVFAGTWLRSGALYVEAVAVGSESLLATIIHRVEDAQDDKARTQTFLEKFSRWYTPAVIVGALLAGILSQDLELALTLLVIGCPGALVISIPVSIVAGIGRAAKDGVLIKGGEFLEAAAKVDTVIVDKTGTLTTGRPELTDVEVLDPLYSADEVLTLAAEAETASEHPLADAIIRGAQARDLQFAVASDAHNVTGTGIVTKIDDRTVAVGTADLLDEEPTIDHLASFNQAGKTAMYVVVNGAPVGVIAVADTVLDDAASAINALHDAGIQVIMATGDAPLVAKAVAAKLNLHTVHARLLPEDKLELVAKYRAEGHTVAMLGDGVNDTPALATADIGVAMGAAGTPAAIETADLALLADRLPRLPYALNVARRTVRTMRVNIAIALLTVLVLLAGVLLGGVTMAIGMLVHEASVLLVIGIAMLLLRPTL; encoded by the coding sequence ATGACAACGTCGAAAATTTGGACGCCGGTGGTGTTATCCGGGCTCCTGATCGTTGCCTCGTTGGTTGCACCGGCAGGCCAACTAGCCGATGCCCTCATGATCACCTCCGCCGTCATCGCCGGTTACCGAGTAGCGCTGTCCGCGTGGAGTTCGCTGCGCATCCGAATCATCTCCATTGACCTACTCGTCATCGTCGCGGCTGTCGGTGCGCTGTTCATCCACAATTATTGGGAGTCAGCAGCAGTGACTTTCCTGTTTGCGCTGGGTAAGGCCCTGGAACAGGCAACGATGAACCGGACCCGGCGAGCGCTCAATGAGCTAGTCGATGCCGCACCAGAGACCGCAACGGTGCTCAAAGATGGACAGGCCGAGATCGTGGATCTTTGGGAGGTGGAACCGGGCGATGTAGTGCTGGTGAAAAACGGTGAACCCATCCCAGTGGATGGCCGAATGATATCGGGCAGCGGCGGAGTCGATGAAGCCACAATCACGGGTGAATCACTACTTGCCTCTAAAACCGAAGGTCAAGAAGTCTTTGCCGGTACATGGTTACGCAGTGGTGCACTCTATGTGGAGGCAGTGGCTGTCGGTAGTGAGTCCTTGCTGGCAACAATTATCCACCGCGTCGAGGATGCCCAAGACGATAAGGCGCGTACCCAGACCTTCTTGGAGAAATTCTCTCGCTGGTATACCCCGGCCGTCATCGTCGGTGCGCTGCTGGCTGGAATCCTGAGCCAAGATCTGGAATTGGCGTTGACCCTTCTGGTCATTGGTTGCCCGGGAGCACTCGTTATTTCCATCCCGGTGTCCATCGTTGCTGGCATTGGTCGTGCGGCAAAGGATGGAGTCCTCATCAAGGGCGGAGAATTCCTGGAGGCAGCGGCCAAAGTGGATACGGTCATCGTCGACAAGACTGGCACGCTCACCACTGGCCGCCCGGAGCTTACTGACGTGGAGGTACTGGACCCACTGTATTCCGCAGACGAAGTGCTCACGTTGGCCGCGGAGGCAGAAACTGCATCGGAGCATCCGCTTGCCGATGCCATCATTCGCGGCGCACAAGCCCGTGACCTGCAGTTTGCAGTAGCTAGCGATGCCCACAACGTCACCGGCACAGGGATCGTCACAAAAATCGACGATCGAACTGTCGCTGTTGGCACGGCAGACCTTCTCGACGAAGAACCCACCATCGATCATCTGGCCTCTTTTAACCAGGCCGGCAAAACCGCCATGTATGTCGTGGTCAATGGTGCACCCGTGGGAGTGATTGCCGTTGCCGATACCGTGCTCGACGATGCAGCCAGTGCCATCAACGCGCTGCACGATGCAGGCATCCAGGTCATCATGGCAACCGGTGATGCGCCCTTAGTTGCTAAGGCAGTGGCTGCGAAGCTCAACCTCCACACTGTCCATGCGCGGCTTCTGCCAGAGGACAAACTCGAGTTGGTTGCCAAGTATCGAGCGGAAGGCCATACGGTGGCAATGCTTGGCGATGGCGTCAACGACACCCCAGCACTAGCTACCGCCGATATTGGTGTTGCCATGGGCGCAGCGGGAACACCAGCCGCAATTGAGACTGCTGACCTCGCATTATTAGCCGATAGGCTGCCGCGCTTGCCTTATGCACTCAACGTGGCGCGGCGAACCGTACGCACGATGCGGGTCAACATCGCCATCGCACTACTGACGGTGCTGGTATTGCT